One segment of Streptosporangium brasiliense DNA contains the following:
- a CDS encoding DUF6153 family protein encodes MSQRPDPACTEARMDGSARRRPSWRSRRLLLLALVLGVAGMHTLGHLEHGGPSVTAGHGEVMHRRDLAPVPSPPSVSEAESALMSSPATEAAGGRRMSGTGDDLPGPDPSSVCLAVLTALVAVSLGAARVRRRASQAAATARPSSSPVARPPPDRTALRLARLSVLRI; translated from the coding sequence GTGTCACAGCGGCCTGACCCCGCGTGCACGGAGGCGAGGATGGACGGCTCGGCCAGGAGGCGCCCGTCGTGGCGGTCTCGCCGGCTGCTGCTCCTCGCGCTCGTCCTGGGTGTCGCCGGGATGCACACCCTCGGTCATCTGGAGCACGGCGGCCCGTCGGTCACGGCTGGACACGGCGAGGTCATGCATCGGCGGGATCTCGCGCCGGTCCCCTCGCCCCCATCGGTGTCAGAGGCCGAGTCCGCTCTCATGTCCTCGCCCGCGACGGAGGCGGCGGGCGGGCGACGGATGTCCGGCACGGGCGACGATCTTCCCGGGCCCGACCCGTCCTCGGTCTGCCTGGCCGTACTGACCGCGCTCGTCGCCGTGTCCCTCGGCGCGGCGCGGGTGCGACGGCGGGCCTCGCAGGCCGCGGCCACCGCGCGCCCGTCGTCGTCGCCTGTCGCGAGGCCGCCGCCCGACAGGACGGCACTGCGCCTGGCACGTCTCTCGGTCCTGCGCATATAG
- a CDS encoding metallophosphoesterase family protein — protein MKVVVLADTHAPRRWKSCPPRVAEHLRGADLILHAGDVCTADVLDELAAYAPVHVVKGNNDGPDIAAPETLELDLGGLRVAMIHDSGAARGRLARMRRRFPSADLVVFGHSHIPLDESDAGLRIFNPGSPTDRRRQPHGTLGLLRVEDGVLAEAVITPVT, from the coding sequence GTGAAAGTAGTGGTCCTCGCCGACACCCACGCGCCGCGGCGCTGGAAGTCCTGCCCACCAAGAGTGGCCGAGCACCTCCGCGGCGCTGACCTGATCCTGCACGCCGGTGACGTCTGCACCGCCGATGTGCTCGACGAGCTCGCCGCCTACGCGCCGGTCCACGTCGTCAAGGGCAACAATGACGGACCCGACATAGCGGCTCCCGAGACGCTCGAACTCGATCTCGGCGGGCTGCGGGTGGCGATGATCCACGACAGCGGCGCGGCACGGGGACGGCTCGCCCGGATGCGCCGCCGGTTCCCCTCGGCCGACCTGGTGGTCTTCGGCCACTCCCACATCCCGCTGGACGAGAGCGACGCCGGACTGCGCATCTTCAACCCCGGGTCGCCGACCGACCGGCGCCGCCAGCCCCACGGCACCCTGGGGCTGCTCCGCGTCGAGGACGGTGTCCTCGCCGAGGCCGTGATCACCCCGGTCACCTGA
- a CDS encoding alpha/beta fold hydrolase, producing MDYDVFDLGDVRLQGGATLPGATLAYKTYGELAAGKDNAIVYPTWYSGQHYDNEWLIGEGMALDPAKYFIIVPNMFGNGLSSSPSTAPPPHDRARFPHVTMYDNVQAQHRLVTERFGIERLELVTGWSMGAGQTYQWAVSHPDMVRRILPFCGAAKTSLHNIVFLEGVKAALTADAAWDGGWYSGQPGIGLRAMARVYAGWGFCQQFYRERIYEREPLGYGSLEDFLVGFWEGLFVKRDANNLLAMLWTWQNADVGKTPGFGDAAEALAAIRAPAIVMPAEQDLYFPPEDSEWEVAHLPDAELRVIPGAWGHFAGGGLNPVDTEFIDDALKELLATDT from the coding sequence ATGGACTACGACGTCTTCGACCTGGGTGACGTCCGGCTGCAGGGCGGCGCCACGCTCCCCGGCGCCACGCTGGCGTACAAGACCTACGGCGAGCTCGCCGCCGGCAAGGACAACGCGATCGTCTACCCGACGTGGTATTCGGGCCAGCACTACGACAACGAGTGGCTGATCGGTGAGGGCATGGCGCTCGATCCGGCGAAATACTTCATCATCGTCCCGAACATGTTCGGCAACGGACTGTCGTCGTCCCCGAGCACCGCCCCGCCGCCGCACGACCGGGCGCGGTTCCCGCACGTGACGATGTACGACAACGTCCAGGCCCAGCACCGTCTGGTCACCGAGCGGTTCGGCATCGAGCGTCTGGAGCTCGTCACGGGCTGGTCCATGGGAGCCGGGCAGACCTACCAGTGGGCGGTCAGCCATCCGGACATGGTCCGGCGGATCCTGCCCTTCTGCGGTGCGGCGAAGACCAGCCTTCACAACATCGTCTTCCTTGAGGGCGTCAAGGCGGCTCTCACCGCCGACGCGGCCTGGGACGGCGGCTGGTACTCCGGGCAGCCGGGCATCGGGCTGCGGGCGATGGCCCGTGTCTACGCGGGCTGGGGTTTCTGCCAGCAGTTCTACCGGGAGAGGATCTACGAACGCGAGCCGCTCGGCTACGGCTCCCTCGAAGACTTCCTCGTCGGCTTCTGGGAGGGCCTGTTCGTCAAACGTGACGCCAACAACCTGCTCGCCATGTTGTGGACCTGGCAGAACGCCGACGTGGGCAAGACTCCGGGGTTCGGCGACGCGGCGGAGGCGCTCGCCGCGATCCGCGCGCCGGCGATCGTCATGCCCGCCGAGCAGGACCTCTACTTCCCGCCCGAGGACAGCGAGTGGGAGGTGGCCCACCTGCCCGACGCGGAGCTGCGCGTCATCCCCGGCGCGTGGGGGCACTTCGCCGGGGGTGGCCTCAATCCGGTGGACACCGAGTTCATCGACGACGCCCTCAAGGAGCTGCTCGCCACAGACACGTAG